From a region of the Microterricola gilva genome:
- a CDS encoding ABC transporter permease, with product MSKPTTPLVEPTPSLIEPVEISDGVSTSSTGGDATGPEKPAGRVARREASRKPAAPNPEAPTTATDAGRPSRLRTISPSLVAAWLVLGLVLAWAIVPWLFTGHDPLVGVPADKLQAPSLAHLFGTDQLGRDLLSRVIYGAIQSLSGALVAVGVGLVLGTAIGVIAGSTGGVLDAILMRIVDVLLSIPGLLLALSIIILLGFGTINAAIAVGIGSVAAFARLSRSEVVRVRRSDYVEAAFGSGGRYVAVLWRHVLPNSLGAVVSLAALQFGVAILAISTLGFLGYGAPPPTPEWGLLVADGRNYIATSWWLTTFPGLVVVVVVLAANRVSHSLRGENKK from the coding sequence ATGAGCAAGCCCACCACCCCGTTGGTCGAGCCCACCCCTTCGTTGATTGAGCCTGTCGAAATCTCTGACGGGGTTTCGACAAGCTCAACCGGCGGGGATGCGACCGGACCCGAGAAACCCGCTGGTCGAGTAGCTCGACGCGAAGCGTCGAGAAAGCCGGCAGCCCCGAATCCGGAAGCTCCGACAACCGCGACCGATGCTGGCAGGCCGAGTCGCCTCCGCACCATCAGTCCCAGCCTCGTCGCGGCCTGGCTCGTGCTCGGCCTCGTGCTCGCCTGGGCGATCGTCCCCTGGCTGTTCACCGGCCACGACCCGCTCGTCGGTGTGCCGGCAGACAAGCTGCAGGCGCCGAGCCTCGCGCACCTCTTCGGTACAGACCAGCTCGGCCGCGACCTGCTGTCCCGCGTGATCTACGGCGCGATCCAGTCGCTCTCCGGCGCGCTCGTGGCCGTCGGCGTCGGGCTCGTGCTCGGCACGGCGATCGGCGTCATCGCCGGCTCCACCGGCGGGGTGCTCGACGCCATCCTGATGCGCATCGTCGACGTGCTGCTCTCGATCCCCGGTCTGCTGCTCGCGCTCAGCATCATCATCCTGCTCGGCTTCGGTACCATCAACGCCGCCATCGCCGTCGGAATCGGCAGCGTCGCGGCGTTCGCCAGGCTCTCCCGCAGCGAGGTCGTCCGGGTGCGGCGCAGCGACTACGTCGAGGCCGCGTTCGGCAGCGGCGGGCGCTACGTCGCCGTGCTCTGGCGGCACGTGCTGCCCAACTCGCTCGGCGCCGTCGTGTCGCTCGCCGCGCTGCAGTTCGGCGTCGCCATCCTCGCCATCTCGACGCTCGGCTTCCTCGGCTACGGCGCACCGCCGCCCACGCCGGAGTGGGGGCTGCTCGTCGCCGACGGCCGCAACTACATCGCGACCTCGTGGTGGCTCACGACCTTCCCCGGCCTCGTCGTCGTTGTCGTCGTGCTCGCCGCGAACCGCGTCAGCCACTCGCTCCGTGGGGAGAACAAGAAATGA
- a CDS encoding ABC transporter permease, which translates to MKHVLARIGQAAVVLFVAFAATFVLLQALPGDALMIKFENPELGLSAEQIAALRESYGVDVPLPQQFWHTLSGFLAGDFGYSIQNGTPVTQMLAEAAPQTITLAVTAFLLAVIIAVSLAFLSSLTRFAWLRGFLRGLPGVFVSVPVFWLGIVLIQVFSFQLKLVPVIGADPVQGLILPVLTLAVPISAPLAQILVRSIDEVELAPFVSVVRAKGASRRRVLWSNVAKNAILPTVTIAGVLLGELIGGAVVTETVFGRTGIGRLTEQAVSAQDTPVLQAIVVLSALAFVLTNLAVDLLYPVLDPRLRRLSRGSAASAPASAPVLEGAAA; encoded by the coding sequence ATGAAGCACGTGCTCGCCCGCATCGGCCAGGCCGCCGTGGTGCTGTTCGTGGCCTTCGCCGCCACCTTCGTGCTGCTGCAGGCCCTGCCAGGCGACGCCTTGATGATCAAGTTCGAGAACCCGGAGCTCGGGCTCTCGGCCGAGCAGATCGCCGCCCTGCGCGAGAGCTACGGCGTCGACGTCCCGCTGCCGCAACAGTTCTGGCACACGCTCAGCGGCTTCCTCGCCGGCGACTTCGGCTACTCGATCCAGAACGGCACACCCGTCACACAGATGCTGGCCGAGGCCGCGCCGCAGACGATCACGCTCGCCGTCACGGCGTTCCTGCTGGCGGTCATCATCGCCGTCAGCCTCGCCTTCCTCTCCTCGCTCACCCGCTTCGCCTGGCTGCGGGGTTTCCTCCGCGGCCTGCCAGGCGTGTTCGTCTCCGTTCCGGTGTTCTGGCTCGGCATCGTGCTGATCCAGGTGTTCTCCTTCCAGCTCAAGCTGGTGCCGGTGATCGGTGCCGACCCCGTGCAGGGGCTAATCCTGCCCGTGCTCACGCTCGCCGTGCCGATCAGCGCCCCGCTTGCCCAGATCCTCGTGCGCTCGATCGACGAAGTCGAGCTGGCCCCCTTCGTCAGCGTCGTGCGCGCCAAGGGCGCGAGCCGCCGCCGCGTGCTCTGGAGCAACGTCGCCAAAAACGCGATCCTGCCCACTGTGACGATCGCGGGCGTGCTGCTCGGCGAGCTCATCGGCGGCGCGGTCGTGACCGAGACGGTGTTCGGCCGCACCGGCATCGGGCGCCTCACCGAGCAGGCCGTCTCGGCGCAGGACACCCCCGTGCTGCAGGCGATCGTCGTGCTCTCGGCGCTGGCGTTCGTGCTCACCAACCTCGCCGTCGACCTGCTCTACCCCGTGCTCGACCCGCGGCTGCGCCGGCTCTCGCGGGGCAGCGCGGCCTCGGCCCCGGCATCCGCCCCCGTACTGGAAGGTGCAGCAGCATGA
- a CDS encoding TIGR04028 family ABC transporter substrate-binding protein, translated as MSRTTRTLAAATAAIATAALLAACATTAAPEAGGSADSATPVAGGTLTYLEHQAFTNLYPPQAGFYPNGGVVNNIAARLTYQNPETLEIEPWIADSWEVNADATEYTFTLRDGVTFSDGTPVDAAAVAKNFDVYGLGNKELALTISEAINNYASSEVVDASTVTFRFSAPAPGFLQATSTINSGLLSPATLDLPLEKFGAGNAAAIIGAGPFVISDEKLGTELTFTARDDYDWAPPSLEHQGRAYLDDIHLIVTPEDSVRIGSLTSGQADYIRYVQAFDEAAVESAGFELYAPQTRGVNNSLSLRFTNPLLSDIKVRQALVAGVNAQEVVDTLFTANYPVATSSLSSTALGYKDESEHLAYDPKKSAKLLDEAGWTEGADGIREKDGTRLSLDVYEAKPQPLSKQTLELVSQQLKTIGVELNVKAADAGSYAEDIKDPLKTPLYHSMVGRADLDVIKSQFHTKNRNVLLSNDTKLDALLEAVASEPDPAKRLEADAAVQDYLAEQAYVIPLFEEPQVYGAADYVEGVEFESVGRPSFYDVWLNK; from the coding sequence ATGTCACGAACCACCCGAACGCTCGCCGCGGCAACAGCCGCGATCGCGACCGCAGCCCTGCTGGCCGCGTGCGCCACAACAGCGGCGCCGGAGGCAGGCGGCAGCGCCGACTCCGCAACGCCCGTTGCCGGCGGCACCCTCACCTACCTTGAGCACCAGGCCTTCACGAACCTTTACCCGCCGCAGGCCGGTTTCTACCCCAACGGCGGCGTCGTCAACAACATCGCGGCGCGCCTGACCTACCAGAACCCCGAGACGCTCGAGATCGAGCCGTGGATCGCCGACTCGTGGGAGGTGAACGCCGACGCCACCGAGTACACCTTCACCCTCCGTGACGGCGTGACCTTCTCCGACGGCACCCCCGTCGACGCCGCCGCCGTTGCGAAGAACTTCGACGTCTACGGCCTCGGCAACAAGGAACTCGCCCTCACCATCTCCGAGGCGATCAACAACTACGCCAGCAGCGAGGTCGTCGACGCGTCCACCGTGACCTTCCGCTTCTCCGCCCCGGCGCCCGGCTTCCTGCAGGCGACGTCGACGATCAACTCCGGCCTGCTCTCGCCGGCCACGCTCGACCTGCCGCTGGAGAAGTTCGGCGCCGGCAACGCGGCGGCGATCATCGGCGCAGGCCCGTTCGTGATCAGCGACGAGAAGCTCGGCACCGAGCTCACCTTCACAGCGCGTGATGACTACGACTGGGCGCCGCCGTCGCTCGAGCACCAGGGCCGGGCCTACCTCGACGACATCCACCTGATCGTCACGCCGGAGGACAGCGTGCGCATCGGATCGCTCACCTCCGGTCAGGCCGACTACATCCGCTACGTGCAGGCCTTCGACGAGGCAGCGGTCGAGTCCGCCGGCTTCGAGCTGTACGCGCCGCAGACCCGCGGCGTGAACAACTCGCTCAGCCTGCGCTTCACCAACCCGCTGCTCAGCGACATCAAGGTGCGTCAGGCCCTCGTCGCCGGTGTCAACGCCCAGGAGGTCGTCGACACGCTCTTCACCGCGAACTACCCGGTCGCCACCTCCTCGCTGAGCTCCACCGCGCTCGGCTACAAGGACGAGTCGGAGCACCTCGCGTACGACCCGAAGAAGTCGGCAAAGCTGCTCGACGAGGCCGGCTGGACCGAGGGTGCAGACGGCATCCGCGAGAAGGACGGCACGCGCCTCTCCCTCGACGTGTACGAGGCCAAGCCGCAGCCGCTCTCCAAGCAGACGCTCGAGCTGGTCAGCCAGCAGCTGAAGACGATCGGCGTCGAGCTCAACGTCAAGGCCGCCGACGCCGGCAGCTACGCCGAGGACATCAAGGATCCGCTGAAGACGCCGCTCTACCACTCGATGGTCGGCCGCGCCGATCTCGACGTGATCAAGAGCCAGTTCCACACCAAGAACCGCAATGTGCTGCTCTCCAACGACACCAAGCTCGATGCGCTGCTCGAGGCCGTCGCCAGCGAGCCGGACCCCGCCAAGCGCCTCGAGGCCGACGCGGCCGTGCAGGACTACCTGGCCGAGCAGGCCTACGTGATCCCGCTGTTCGAGGAGCCGCAGGTCTACGGCGCTGCCGACTACGTCGAGGGCGTCGAGTTCGAGTCCGTCGGGCGTCCGAGCTTCTACGACGTCTGGCTGAACAAGTAA
- the cofC gene encoding 2-phospho-L-lactate guanylyltransferase, with the protein MSAPSWTLIVPVRRADTAKSRLADVTPELARAIAVDTIVAASRAPGVAALLVVTDDPELEQVLAPLVGQGDAELRVLQQGSVEGLNPSIRLGIRAAEDDGRALAVVLGDLPALRPAELGSALTAASAFPRAVVADHLGTGTTLLTALPSAIAHLEPAFGADSFARHVRAGHAALELGPDSTVRADVDTRADLERAERLGLGQHTSRALAAPPLPSHAA; encoded by the coding sequence ATGAGCGCACCGTCGTGGACGCTGATCGTCCCGGTGCGCCGTGCCGACACCGCGAAGAGCCGCCTCGCCGATGTCACGCCGGAGCTGGCACGGGCGATCGCCGTTGACACGATCGTCGCGGCCTCGCGCGCGCCTGGCGTCGCCGCGCTGCTCGTCGTCACCGACGACCCGGAGCTCGAGCAGGTGCTCGCGCCGCTCGTCGGCCAGGGCGACGCGGAGCTGCGCGTGCTGCAACAGGGCAGCGTCGAGGGGCTCAATCCATCGATTCGGCTCGGCATCCGCGCGGCTGAGGACGACGGCCGCGCGCTCGCCGTGGTGCTCGGCGACCTGCCGGCGCTGCGTCCGGCCGAGCTCGGCAGCGCGCTCACGGCGGCGAGCGCGTTCCCGCGTGCGGTGGTCGCCGACCATCTCGGCACTGGCACGACACTGCTCACCGCGCTCCCGAGCGCGATCGCGCACCTCGAACCGGCCTTCGGCGCCGACTCCTTCGCGCGGCACGTCCGTGCCGGTCACGCGGCGCTCGAGCTCGGCCCCGACTCGACCGTGCGCGCCGACGTCGACACCCGGGCAGACCTGGAGCGCGCAGAACGCCTCGGCCTCGGGCAACACACGAGCCGCGCCCTCGCCGCGCCGCCGCTCCCGTCGCACGCCGCCTGA
- a CDS encoding MFS transporter: protein MGEPAAAAPGDPDTPWLSEAERRELSKRTPDSAIVFALAFTGLVASFMMTLMTPLLPELPHLLSGTGGPISSTDAMWAVTATLLSAAIFTPIGGSLGDLYGKRRIILVLLASLVLGSVIAAFASTLIPLVIGRAMQGAGIGVIPLGISVLRDVLHRDRLGKAVALVSATLGIGGAVGLPISALISQYLDWHMLFWVSGALGAIGFVLVYTFVPVSTLRTGGRFDLPGAVGLAIALSGILLAVTKGNEWGWTSPLTLGLGAAGLVVLALWMFYELRTPHPLIDIRVATRRTVLLTNLASVMVGFAFFSSAVALPMLLETPTGTGVGIGQSMLVASLCLMPSGLIMWAMSGTAARLTAARGARISLLLGITIIAIGYGLAILLMTEVWHTVLVATAIGFGVGFAYAAMPTLIMGAVPATETAASNGLNSVMRTLGSTAASAVIGLVLATNLVTVGDLTTPSTQGFQLSFAISAAAGLIGIVLTLFIPRRQPHYATAALPE, encoded by the coding sequence GTGGGTGAGCCAGCTGCAGCGGCGCCAGGAGACCCAGACACGCCCTGGCTGAGCGAGGCGGAGCGCCGCGAGCTGAGCAAGCGCACGCCGGATTCGGCCATCGTCTTCGCGCTCGCCTTCACCGGGCTCGTCGCCTCGTTCATGATGACGCTGATGACGCCGCTGCTGCCAGAGCTGCCGCACCTGCTGAGCGGCACCGGCGGCCCGATCTCCAGCACCGACGCGATGTGGGCCGTGACGGCGACGCTCCTCTCCGCGGCGATCTTCACCCCGATCGGCGGCAGCCTCGGCGACCTCTACGGCAAACGCCGCATCATCCTGGTGCTCCTGGCGAGCCTCGTGCTCGGATCCGTGATCGCCGCGTTCGCCTCGACGCTGATCCCGCTCGTGATCGGCCGCGCAATGCAGGGCGCCGGCATCGGCGTCATCCCGCTCGGCATCAGCGTGCTGCGCGATGTGCTGCACCGCGACCGGCTCGGCAAGGCGGTCGCCCTGGTCAGCGCCACCCTCGGCATCGGTGGCGCCGTCGGCCTGCCGATCTCGGCCCTCATCTCGCAGTACCTCGACTGGCACATGCTGTTCTGGGTCTCCGGCGCCCTCGGCGCGATCGGCTTCGTGCTGGTCTACACCTTCGTTCCGGTCAGCACGCTGCGCACGGGCGGACGCTTCGACCTGCCAGGCGCGGTCGGCCTGGCCATCGCGCTCTCCGGCATCCTGTTGGCGGTGACCAAGGGCAACGAGTGGGGCTGGACGAGTCCGCTCACACTCGGGCTCGGCGCCGCCGGCCTCGTGGTGCTGGCCCTGTGGATGTTCTACGAGCTGCGCACGCCGCATCCGCTGATCGACATCCGGGTCGCCACCCGGCGCACCGTGCTGCTGACCAATCTCGCCTCTGTAATGGTCGGCTTCGCCTTCTTCTCCAGCGCCGTCGCGCTGCCGATGCTGCTCGAGACGCCGACGGGCACAGGGGTCGGGATCGGCCAGAGCATGCTCGTGGCCAGCCTCTGCCTGATGCCGAGCGGCCTGATCATGTGGGCGATGTCCGGTACCGCCGCCCGGCTGACCGCCGCGCGCGGCGCGCGCATCAGCCTGCTGCTCGGCATCACCATCATCGCCATCGGCTACGGCCTCGCGATCCTGCTGATGACCGAGGTGTGGCACACGGTGCTGGTGGCGACGGCGATCGGGTTCGGTGTCGGCTTCGCCTATGCGGCGATGCCGACGCTCATCATGGGCGCCGTTCCGGCCACGGAGACGGCCGCGTCCAACGGCCTCAACTCCGTCATGCGCACCCTCGGCTCCACCGCGGCGAGCGCCGTGATCGGACTCGTGCTCGCCACGAACCTCGTCACCGTCGGCGACCTCACCACGCCGAGCACGCAGGGCTTCCAGTTGAGCTTCGCGATCTCGGCCGCAGCCGGCCTGATCGGCATCGTGCTGACGCTCTTCATCCCGCGCCGCCAGCCGCACTACGCGACGGCCGCGCTGCCCGAGTAG
- a CDS encoding aldo/keto reductase, producing the protein MDLSTTLKLNDGARIPVLGVGTYKIPDADTPAVIGSALDAGYRHIDTAALYGNERGVGRGIREALSDQAGLDRSELFVTTKVWNTEHGFDETLRAFDASLDALGLDRVDLYLIHWPVPAQNRYVETWRALVRLREEGRATSIGVSNFHRPHLERIIDDSGVVPAVNQIELQPWLQQAELRALHAELGIVTEAWSPLARGRAIGDPVLGAIGERHGKSAAQVVIRWHLQLGNVVIPKSLSAERLRANADVFDFELDAAELAVIAGLDAAERSGSNPDLVD; encoded by the coding sequence ATGGATCTGAGCACGACACTCAAGTTGAACGACGGCGCGCGCATTCCGGTGCTCGGCGTCGGAACCTACAAGATTCCGGATGCCGACACCCCCGCCGTGATCGGCAGCGCGCTCGACGCCGGCTACCGGCACATCGACACCGCGGCGCTGTACGGCAACGAGCGGGGCGTCGGCCGCGGCATCCGCGAGGCCCTGAGCGATCAGGCAGGGCTCGATCGCTCCGAGCTGTTCGTCACCACGAAGGTGTGGAACACGGAGCACGGCTTCGATGAGACGCTGCGGGCTTTCGACGCGAGTCTCGACGCGCTCGGCCTCGACCGGGTCGACCTCTACCTGATCCACTGGCCGGTGCCGGCGCAGAACCGCTACGTCGAGACCTGGCGCGCCCTCGTGCGGCTGCGCGAGGAGGGGCGGGCCACGTCGATCGGCGTCTCCAACTTCCACCGGCCCCACCTGGAGCGCATCATCGACGACAGTGGCGTCGTGCCGGCCGTCAACCAGATCGAGCTGCAGCCGTGGCTGCAACAGGCCGAGCTGCGCGCCCTGCACGCCGAGCTCGGCATCGTGACCGAGGCGTGGTCGCCGCTGGCCAGGGGCCGCGCCATCGGCGATCCCGTGCTCGGCGCCATCGGTGAGCGGCACGGCAAGAGCGCGGCGCAGGTGGTGATCCGCTGGCACCTGCAGCTCGGGAATGTTGTCATTCCGAAGTCGCTGAGCGCCGAGCGACTGCGCGCCAACGCCGACGTGTTCGACTTCGAGCTGGATGCCGCCGAGCTCGCCGTCATCGCCGGGCTCGACGCCGCGGAGCGCTCAGGCAGCAACCCCGACCTCGTCGACTAG
- a CDS encoding aldo/keto reductase → MEQRTLGRTGRTVSVIGLGTWQLGADWGDVSVEDATAVLAASVDAGVTFFDTADVYGDGRSESVIGAFLRERPGHDITVATKMGRRAEQLRENYVLANFREWTDRSRKNLGVDTLDLVQLHCPPSDVVTSDEVYDALDTLVADGVMAAYGLSVETSEQALAAIARPHVATIQIILNAFRLKPLDAVLGAAADAGVGIIARVPLASGLLSGKYTAATRFAADDHRSYNRDGSHFDVGETFSGVDWETGLAAAAEFAALAETAAPGVPVAEVALAWVAQQPGVSSVIPGARSPQQAVANAAAGSLPPLGDEFFSGVRALYDARLRADIHPRW, encoded by the coding sequence ATGGAGCAACGAACGCTTGGCCGTACGGGCCGGACTGTGTCAGTGATCGGCCTCGGAACCTGGCAGTTGGGCGCCGACTGGGGAGACGTGAGCGTCGAGGACGCGACGGCGGTGCTCGCGGCATCCGTCGACGCCGGTGTCACCTTCTTCGACACGGCCGACGTCTACGGCGACGGCCGCAGCGAGAGCGTGATCGGTGCCTTCCTGCGGGAGCGGCCCGGCCACGACATCACGGTCGCCACGAAGATGGGCCGCAGGGCCGAGCAGCTGCGCGAGAACTACGTGCTCGCGAACTTCCGCGAGTGGACGGACCGCTCGCGTAAGAACCTCGGCGTCGACACCCTCGACCTGGTGCAGCTGCACTGCCCGCCGTCCGACGTCGTCACGAGCGACGAGGTCTACGACGCGCTCGACACCCTCGTCGCCGATGGCGTCATGGCGGCATACGGCCTGAGCGTGGAGACGAGCGAGCAGGCGCTCGCCGCCATCGCCCGCCCGCACGTCGCGACGATCCAGATCATCCTGAACGCCTTCCGGTTGAAGCCGCTCGACGCGGTGCTGGGGGCGGCGGCGGATGCCGGCGTCGGCATCATCGCCCGGGTGCCGCTCGCGTCCGGGCTGCTCAGCGGCAAGTACACGGCGGCGACACGGTTCGCGGCGGACGACCACCGCAGCTACAACCGCGACGGCAGCCACTTCGACGTCGGCGAGACGTTCTCCGGTGTGGACTGGGAGACGGGTCTGGCCGCCGCGGCCGAGTTCGCGGCGCTGGCCGAGACGGCCGCTCCCGGGGTTCCGGTGGCCGAGGTCGCGCTGGCCTGGGTCGCGCAGCAGCCGGGCGTCAGCAGTGTCATCCCGGGTGCGCGCTCGCCGCAGCAGGCCGTCGCCAACGCGGCAGCGGGCTCGCTGCCGCCCCTCGGCGATGAGTTCTTCTCCGGCGTGCGGGCGCTCTACGACGCACGGCTGCGCGCCGACATCCACCCCCGCTGGTGA
- a CDS encoding alpha/beta fold hydrolase, giving the protein MSWTSTLGERLKRLVRPRPRVPVLHVASDVGSGPTVVLVHGIASSSVTFHHLVPLLEQHFRCVSIDILGFGRSPAPETAEYTLDEHVAALHATIKANRLRGPLIIVGHSLGALISARFAAEHPQLVEHLVLVSPPVYLSPSSLGDKRARLEHDLYLRAYDYLRTNKEFTLANARIIARLLPIKGVFELDEVRWTPFVKSMQNCIENQTVISDLTRVNAPIDVVYGALDQFIPRGGLDIVARMRGVTMHRVEVNAHVIRRRLARVVAEVLAADVPAVELALDDAVLDAPPPPP; this is encoded by the coding sequence ATGTCATGGACGTCGACGCTCGGTGAACGCCTGAAACGGCTGGTGCGCCCGCGCCCGCGGGTGCCCGTCCTGCATGTCGCCTCGGATGTCGGCAGCGGCCCGACCGTCGTGCTCGTGCACGGCATCGCCTCGTCATCCGTCACCTTCCACCACCTCGTGCCCCTGTTGGAGCAGCACTTCCGCTGCGTGTCCATCGACATCCTCGGATTCGGGCGATCGCCGGCACCGGAGACGGCCGAGTACACACTCGACGAGCACGTGGCTGCGCTGCACGCCACGATCAAGGCGAACCGCCTGCGCGGTCCGCTCATCATCGTCGGGCACTCGCTCGGCGCGCTGATCAGCGCCCGCTTCGCCGCGGAGCACCCGCAGCTGGTCGAGCACCTCGTGCTCGTCTCGCCACCGGTGTACCTCTCGCCGAGCAGCCTCGGCGACAAACGGGCGCGACTCGAGCACGACCTGTACCTGCGCGCATATGACTACCTGCGCACCAACAAGGAGTTCACGCTGGCGAACGCGCGCATCATCGCGCGCCTGCTGCCCATCAAGGGCGTGTTCGAGCTCGACGAGGTGCGCTGGACGCCGTTCGTGAAGTCGATGCAGAACTGCATCGAGAACCAGACGGTCATCTCAGACCTCACCAGGGTGAACGCGCCGATCGACGTCGTCTACGGCGCGCTGGACCAGTTCATCCCGCGCGGCGGCCTCGACATCGTCGCGAGAATGCGGGGCGTCACCATGCACAGGGTCGAGGTGAACGCGCACGTGATCCGGCGCCGGCTGGCGCGCGTCGTCGCCGAGGTGCTCGCGGCCGATGTGCCGGCGGTTGAGCTGGCGCTCGACGACGCCGTCCTCGATGCCCCGCCGCCGCCGCCCTAG
- a CDS encoding DUF4349 domain-containing protein: MKRAFTVPALVLAALLLAGCSSGMTTGSDSGGSISDGSVGEIAPMQDGTVQNGAVDAGGFVPGAVTDRAVITTGTVSLTATDPIGAADDAIKLVAGAGGRIDNRSEQPATETQPAHATLVIRVPAEQLDTVLDKIKHLGVVNTVSLNASDVTQQKQDVEARIAALQTSVDRLLVLMASAANTADLIAIESALSSRQAELDSLTAQRDYLDDQIDYSTISVDFVSEGIVAQGDPDNFWDGLLAGWNSLLAFLGGFIVVLGVLLPWLLLLAVIAAVVLAVVAAARRASRRRAAERDAALLAGPVADPTAAAETEDVQQ, translated from the coding sequence ATGAAGCGCGCATTCACCGTTCCGGCCCTCGTTCTCGCGGCCCTGCTGCTCGCCGGTTGCTCCTCGGGAATGACGACGGGATCGGACTCCGGCGGCTCCATCTCCGATGGATCGGTCGGCGAGATCGCGCCGATGCAGGACGGAACCGTGCAGAACGGCGCCGTCGACGCGGGCGGCTTCGTGCCAGGCGCGGTCACCGATCGTGCTGTGATCACCACTGGCACGGTCTCGCTGACGGCGACAGACCCGATCGGTGCAGCGGATGACGCGATCAAGCTCGTCGCCGGGGCCGGCGGACGCATCGACAACCGCAGCGAGCAGCCGGCCACCGAGACCCAACCGGCTCATGCCACCCTCGTCATCCGGGTTCCGGCCGAGCAGCTGGACACGGTGCTCGACAAGATCAAGCACCTCGGCGTCGTCAACACCGTCTCGTTAAACGCCTCCGATGTGACCCAGCAGAAGCAGGACGTCGAGGCGCGCATCGCCGCGCTGCAGACCTCCGTCGACCGCCTCCTCGTGCTCATGGCGTCTGCGGCGAACACGGCCGATCTGATCGCGATCGAATCGGCCCTCTCGAGCAGACAGGCCGAGCTGGACTCGCTCACCGCCCAGCGCGACTACCTCGACGACCAGATCGACTACTCCACAATCTCCGTCGACTTCGTGTCGGAGGGGATCGTCGCACAGGGCGACCCTGACAACTTCTGGGACGGCCTGCTCGCCGGGTGGAACAGCCTGCTCGCCTTCCTCGGCGGCTTCATCGTCGTGCTCGGTGTGCTGCTGCCCTGGCTGCTGCTGCTCGCCGTGATCGCCGCGGTCGTCCTCGCGGTCGTCGCCGCCGCACGCCGAGCCTCCCGGCGCCGTGCCGCGGAGCGCGACGCGGCGCTGCTGGCGGGGCCCGTGGCCGATCCCACCGCCGCCGCCGAGACCGAGGACGTCCAGCAGTAG
- a CDS encoding acyl-CoA dehydrogenase family protein — translation MASDAAANGIRTIPEPRTVLSEELLARIHARADGYDRRNEFFSEDFEELTAAGYLRALVPERFGGLGLSLREVAREQTRLGSAAPATALAVNMHLVWTGVAKALHERGDDSLDFLLAEAGAGEVFGFGISEAGNDLMLFGSRSRAVPQPDGGYRFSGTKVFTSLSPAWTRLGTMGLDSESADGPKLVYGFVERGDGVSNKDDWDTLGMRASQSQTTLLDGALARPDRVVRRLDPGPNADPLIFAIFANFEILLAAVYTGVGKRALELAVESAHRRTSMKNDGRSLAQDPDIRWRIADAAIAQDAIYPQLDAIAGDVDAQADHGAQWFPKLVGIKVRATETARHVVDQALRVSGGGSYFAGNELGRLYRDVLAGIFHPSDAESAHSTVANAWLGPIDPVG, via the coding sequence GTGGCTTCAGACGCAGCAGCGAACGGCATCCGGACAATCCCCGAACCCCGCACGGTTCTGAGCGAGGAACTCCTCGCGCGCATCCACGCGCGGGCGGACGGCTACGACAGACGCAACGAGTTCTTCAGCGAGGACTTCGAGGAGCTCACGGCCGCCGGCTACCTGCGCGCCCTCGTTCCAGAGCGCTTCGGCGGCCTGGGGCTCAGCCTCCGCGAGGTCGCCCGCGAGCAGACCCGGCTGGGATCCGCGGCCCCGGCCACGGCCCTCGCCGTGAACATGCACCTGGTCTGGACGGGCGTCGCGAAGGCGCTGCACGAACGCGGCGACGACTCCCTCGACTTCCTCCTGGCCGAGGCCGGCGCAGGCGAGGTGTTCGGCTTCGGCATCAGCGAGGCCGGCAATGACCTCATGCTCTTCGGCTCCCGCAGCCGGGCCGTCCCGCAGCCGGACGGCGGCTACCGCTTCAGCGGCACGAAGGTCTTCACGAGCCTCTCCCCCGCGTGGACCCGGCTCGGCACCATGGGCCTCGACAGTGAGTCGGCCGACGGCCCGAAGCTCGTCTACGGTTTCGTCGAGCGCGGCGATGGCGTCAGCAACAAGGACGACTGGGACACGCTCGGCATGCGCGCCAGCCAGAGCCAGACGACGCTCCTCGACGGCGCACTGGCCCGCCCGGACCGCGTCGTGCGCCGCCTCGATCCCGGTCCAAACGCCGACCCGCTCATCTTCGCGATCTTCGCCAACTTCGAGATCCTCCTCGCCGCCGTGTACACCGGCGTCGGCAAGCGGGCGCTCGAGCTGGCCGTCGAATCCGCGCACCGGCGCACCTCGATGAAGAACGACGGCCGCAGCCTCGCCCAGGATCCCGACATCCGCTGGCGCATCGCGGATGCCGCCATCGCCCAGGACGCGATCTACCCCCAGCTCGACGCGATCGCCGGCGACGTCGACGCCCAGGCCGACCACGGCGCCCAGTGGTTCCCGAAGCTCGTCGGCATCAAGGTGCGGGCGACCGAGACGGCGAGGCACGTCGTCGACCAGGCGCTGCGCGTCTCCGGCGGCGGCAGCTACTTCGCCGGCAATGAGCTCGGCCGGCTCTACCGCGATGTGCTCGCCGGCATCTTCCACCCCTCTGACGCGGAGTCGGCGCACAGCACGGTCGCCAACGCGTGGCTCGGCCCGATCGACCCCGTCGGCTGA